The following coding sequences lie in one Xanthomonas hortorum pv. pelargonii genomic window:
- a CDS encoding chemotaxis protein CheA, which produces MSMDLQRFHATFFEESREGLDAMEAGLLSLEEGNRDPEIINSVFRAAHSIKGGAATFGFEAVAGLTHVLETLLDELRSNKRQLAPNAVDAMLGSVDVLRALLREAEHGTPADPAAVKAVHTRLNAVLAGEAPVAAVVAKPKEEEPEAWHIGFTPAPSLFMSGNDPLRIIRELEHLGPLQIAARLERMPGFENIDPLEAYLAWDLGLIGKIPRSKIEDTFAWVVDDCELDIRPMAVPGPPPSLAVDAADTAAVAVAATAAAEPAAAVATPAKAAAAEAESSIRVSVDKVDALINLVGELVITQAMLKQVSTGLDPAHAEQLFAGLDLLERNTRDLQEAVIGVRMLPVDAVFRRFPRLVRDLSSRLGKQVRLRTIGESTELDKGLIEKIADPLVHLVRNSIDHGLEMPDARRASGKDETGTITLAASHQGGHIVIEVSDDGRGLNRAKILEKAAERGIAVPDNPTDAQVWDLIFAPGFSTADAVTDLSGRGVGMDVVRRNIQGLGGEVQLESNAGSGTRVLIRLPLTLAILDGMTVSVAGETLILPLSYVLEALQPAPEDVRSMAGDGRVLRVRGEYLPILSLTNYYGFGGQQSSKESLVVVVEGDGQKIALEVDELLGQQQVVVKNIENNYRRIPGVSGATILGDGRVSLIVDIGGLVRSLKVPQAA; this is translated from the coding sequence ATGAGCATGGACCTGCAACGTTTCCACGCCACCTTTTTCGAGGAAAGCCGTGAAGGGCTCGACGCGATGGAGGCCGGGCTGCTGTCCCTTGAAGAGGGCAACCGCGACCCGGAAATCATCAACTCGGTGTTCCGCGCTGCGCACTCGATCAAGGGTGGCGCTGCCACTTTCGGTTTCGAGGCCGTCGCCGGCCTGACCCACGTGCTGGAGACGCTGCTGGACGAACTGCGCTCCAACAAGCGCCAGCTCGCACCCAATGCGGTCGATGCCATGCTCGGCTCGGTCGACGTGCTGCGCGCCCTGCTGCGCGAAGCCGAACACGGCACCCCGGCCGACCCGGCTGCGGTCAAGGCCGTGCACACCCGCTTGAACGCGGTGCTGGCTGGCGAAGCACCGGTGGCTGCGGTCGTTGCCAAGCCGAAGGAAGAAGAACCCGAAGCCTGGCACATCGGCTTTACCCCGGCGCCGTCGCTGTTCATGAGCGGCAACGACCCGCTGCGCATCATCCGCGAGCTCGAGCACCTGGGCCCGCTGCAGATTGCCGCCCGTCTTGAGCGCATGCCGGGCTTTGAAAACATCGATCCGCTGGAAGCCTACCTGGCCTGGGATCTGGGCCTGATCGGCAAGATTCCGCGCAGCAAGATCGAAGACACCTTTGCCTGGGTGGTGGACGATTGCGAGCTGGACATCCGCCCGATGGCCGTGCCCGGCCCGCCGCCGAGCCTGGCGGTCGACGCGGCTGACACTGCCGCCGTCGCGGTTGCAGCAACCGCCGCTGCAGAACCTGCCGCCGCCGTTGCCACGCCTGCCAAGGCCGCCGCTGCCGAAGCCGAAAGCTCCATCCGCGTCAGCGTCGACAAGGTCGATGCGCTGATCAACCTGGTCGGCGAACTGGTCATTACGCAGGCCATGCTCAAGCAGGTCTCCACCGGCCTAGACCCGGCGCATGCCGAACAGTTGTTTGCCGGTCTGGATCTGCTCGAACGCAACACCCGCGATCTGCAGGAAGCAGTCATCGGCGTGCGCATGCTGCCCGTCGATGCGGTGTTCCGCCGCTTCCCGCGTCTGGTGCGCGACCTCTCCAGCCGCCTCGGCAAGCAGGTGCGTCTGCGCACGATTGGCGAAAGCACCGAGTTGGACAAGGGGCTGATCGAAAAGATCGCCGATCCGTTGGTGCATCTGGTGCGCAACTCGATCGACCATGGTCTGGAAATGCCCGATGCGCGCCGCGCCTCCGGCAAGGACGAGACCGGCACCATCACCCTGGCGGCATCGCACCAGGGCGGTCACATCGTGATCGAAGTCAGCGACGACGGCCGTGGCCTCAATCGCGCCAAGATCCTGGAAAAAGCGGCCGAACGCGGCATCGCCGTGCCGGACAACCCGACCGATGCGCAGGTGTGGGATCTGATCTTCGCACCTGGCTTCTCCACCGCTGACGCAGTCACCGATCTGTCCGGTCGTGGCGTGGGCATGGACGTGGTTCGCCGCAACATCCAGGGCCTGGGTGGCGAAGTGCAGCTGGAAAGCAACGCCGGCAGCGGGACCCGCGTGCTGATCCGTCTGCCGCTGACCCTGGCCATCCTGGACGGCATGACCGTGTCGGTCGCCGGCGAAACCCTGATCCTGCCGCTGTCCTACGTGCTCGAAGCGCTGCAGCCGGCACCGGAAGATGTCCGCTCGATGGCGGGCGACGGCCGGGTACTGCGGGTGCGTGGCGAATATCTGCCGATCCTGTCGCTCACCAATTACTACGGTTTCGGCGGGCAACAGTCCTCCAAGGAATCGCTGGTGGTGGTGGTCGAAGGCGACGGCCAGAAGATCGCGCTGGAAGTGGACGAATTGCTCGGCCAGCAGCAGGTCGTGGTCAAGAACATCGAAAACAACTATCGCCGTATCCCGGGCGTCTCCGGCGCCACCATCCTCGGCGATGGACGGGTCTCGCTGATCGTGGACATCGGTGGCCTGGTGCGTTCGTTGAAAGTGCCGCAGGCGGCGTAA
- a CDS encoding response regulator, giving the protein MSARILVVDDSASMRQMVSFALTSAGFAVEEAEDGAVALGRAKGQRFNAVVTDVNMPNMDGISLIRELRQLPDYKFTPMLMLTTESAADKKSEGKAAGATGWLVKPFNPEQLIATVQKVLG; this is encoded by the coding sequence ATGAGCGCACGTATCTTGGTGGTGGACGATTCGGCGTCAATGCGCCAGATGGTCTCTTTCGCCCTCACCTCTGCCGGCTTTGCCGTCGAAGAAGCCGAAGACGGCGCCGTTGCGCTGGGCCGCGCGAAGGGCCAGCGCTTCAACGCGGTGGTCACCGACGTGAACATGCCCAACATGGACGGCATTTCGCTGATTCGCGAACTGCGCCAGCTGCCGGACTACAAGTTCACCCCGATGCTGATGCTCACCACCGAATCGGCGGCCGACAAGAAATCCGAAGGCAAAGCTGCCGGTGCCACCGGCTGGCTGGTCAAGCCGTTCAATCCAGAACAGCTGATCGCCACCGTCCAGAAAGTTCTGGGTTAA
- a CDS encoding STAS domain-containing protein, with amino-acid sequence MSTVTLGEDLGIETSTDLKQKLAAVLAEDGDLVLDAGEVRRIHTASVQLLCAFVQARRQAGLNTEFDGCNDTFRDAARLLGVTDALGLSASNDNLKSVENAA; translated from the coding sequence ATGAGTACAGTGACATTGGGTGAGGATCTCGGCATCGAGACCAGCACCGACCTCAAGCAAAAGCTAGCCGCAGTCCTCGCGGAGGATGGCGATCTGGTGCTTGACGCCGGTGAAGTCCGCCGCATCCACACCGCCAGCGTGCAGTTGCTCTGCGCCTTCGTGCAGGCCCGCCGCCAGGCCGGGTTGAACACCGAGTTCGATGGCTGCAACGACACTTTTAGAGATGCGGCCCGTCTGCTCGGCGTCACCGACGCGCTCGGACTTTCCGCATCCAATGACAACCTGAAATCTGTGGAGAACGCCGCATGA
- a CDS encoding chemotaxis protein CheW — MSNHTANGELDDYLEGLLHDAGVEIPAAVTAAAVTAAVATADIAAGPVLADTDADVALAEPPVQAVAVPEAITPVLSAEAIAADFLAEMDADPAFGPPVVAAPSAADIAADFLAEMDADPAFGPPVVAAPSAADIAADFLAEMDADPAFGPPVVAAPSAADIAADFLAEMDADPAFATSAPSPFMSTADLMAEMDADPAFGTAASSADLLSEMDADPAFGLAAPAAPAPARPAQAPIAPHRAPPPSIYPQGLEALLAPGQAERIHAERRAAERSTRWLRLRCGEQTYALELLKVQEVVLPVPLLPLRGTPSAMLGIMNLRGQVVPVMDLGIHLGASAVDMDLHTRVVVLEENGETMGLRVSAVEDVTSLTDQQIEPPDNARLCRISNNLFRGVARLGHQPMILLDASHLLH; from the coding sequence ATGAGCAACCACACCGCCAACGGTGAGCTCGACGATTATCTGGAAGGCCTGCTGCACGATGCCGGCGTGGAGATCCCCGCTGCCGTGACTGCCGCTGCTGTCACCGCTGCGGTGGCGACTGCCGACATCGCCGCGGGACCGGTGCTTGCCGACACCGATGCAGACGTCGCGCTGGCAGAGCCACCTGTGCAGGCCGTCGCTGTGCCGGAAGCGATCACCCCCGTGCTCAGCGCCGAAGCGATTGCCGCCGATTTCCTCGCCGAAATGGACGCCGACCCCGCCTTCGGTCCACCGGTCGTCGCCGCGCCGAGCGCTGCAGACATCGCTGCCGATTTCCTCGCCGAAATGGATGCCGACCCGGCCTTCGGCCCGCCGGTCGTCGCCGCGCCGAGCGCTGCAGACATCGCCGCCGATTTCCTGGCCGAGATGGATGCCGACCCGGCCTTCGGCCCGCCGGTCGTTGCCGCGCCGAGCGCTGCAGACATCGCCGCCGATTTCCTGGCCGAGATGGATGCCGACCCCGCCTTCGCCACCTCAGCGCCCAGCCCGTTCATGAGCACGGCCGATCTGATGGCCGAAATGGACGCAGACCCGGCCTTCGGCACCGCCGCCTCCAGTGCCGATCTGTTGTCGGAGATGGATGCGGACCCGGCCTTCGGTCTTGCCGCACCAGCCGCACCGGCACCTGCGCGCCCTGCGCAAGCGCCGATCGCACCGCACCGCGCGCCGCCGCCATCAATCTATCCGCAAGGCCTTGAAGCGCTGCTCGCACCCGGCCAGGCCGAACGCATCCATGCCGAACGGCGCGCGGCCGAACGCAGTACGCGTTGGCTGCGCCTGCGCTGCGGCGAACAGACGTATGCACTCGAATTGCTCAAGGTGCAGGAAGTGGTCTTGCCGGTGCCCCTGCTGCCATTGCGCGGCACCCCCAGCGCGATGCTCGGCATCATGAATCTGCGTGGCCAGGTGGTGCCGGTGATGGATCTGGGTATCCATCTTGGTGCATCGGCGGTGGACATGGATCTGCACACCCGCGTGGTGGTGCTGGAAGAAAACGGCGAAACCATGGGTCTGCGCGTGTCGGCGGTGGAAGACGTCACCAGCCTCACCGATCAGCAGATCGAGCCGCCGGACAACGCACGCCTGTGCCGCATCTCCAACAACCTGTTCCGCGGCGTCGCGCGCCTGGGCCATCAGCCGATGATCCTGCTCGATGCCAGCCATCTGCTGCACTGA
- a CDS encoding ParA family protein translates to MRIWAIANQKGGVGKTTTTLALGRGLAALGHRVLLVDLDPHSSLTRAFGVAVDPPPRGVLDLFGTPPSDLASLLHESSIPGLSYVCAQAALATLERRSANQPGLGLALQNAMTRHAGQHDYILLDCPPTLGLLMINALAACDRVVVPTQAEPLALHGLASMVRTADMVQRSRRRPLPVSILPTLFDRRTRAGTDTLKEMQATYGAVVWEDAVPVDTRICNAAALTVPATGGDYQGRGLSAYRRALEWVLADDAMPMEQAA, encoded by the coding sequence ATGCGTATCTGGGCAATCGCCAACCAAAAGGGCGGCGTGGGCAAGACCACCACGACGCTGGCACTGGGTCGCGGCCTGGCCGCGCTCGGCCACCGGGTGCTGTTGGTCGACCTCGATCCGCACTCCTCGCTGACCCGCGCGTTCGGCGTGGCGGTGGACCCGCCGCCGCGCGGGGTACTGGACCTGTTCGGCACCCCGCCGAGCGATCTGGCCAGCCTGTTGCACGAAAGCAGCATCCCTGGCCTGTCCTATGTGTGCGCGCAAGCGGCACTGGCCACGCTGGAACGTCGCAGCGCCAATCAGCCCGGTCTGGGCCTGGCCCTGCAGAACGCCATGACCCGCCACGCCGGCCAGCACGACTACATCCTGCTGGACTGCCCGCCCACCCTTGGCCTGCTGATGATCAATGCCCTGGCCGCCTGCGACCGTGTGGTGGTGCCGACCCAGGCCGAGCCACTCGCCCTGCATGGCCTGGCCAGCATGGTGCGCACCGCCGACATGGTGCAGCGCTCGCGTCGCCGCCCGTTGCCGGTGTCGATCCTGCCGACCTTGTTCGACCGCCGCACCCGCGCCGGCACCGACACCCTCAAGGAAATGCAGGCCACCTATGGCGCCGTGGTCTGGGAAGACGCGGTGCCGGTGGATACCCGTATCTGTAACGCCGCTGCGCTGACCGTTCCCGCTACCGGCGGCGACTATCAGGGTCGTGGCCTGTCTGCTTATCGCCGCGCGCTGGAATGGGTGCTGGCCGATGACGCGATGCCCATGGAGCAAGCCGCATGA